The following proteins are encoded in a genomic region of Candidatus Bathyarchaeota archaeon:
- a CDS encoding ribbon-helix-helix domain-containing protein has translation MSDDNKRERITIRLTKRYLDLLNLLIEKGVYNSRNEAIRDGLRILYEYHGLKVTPEKKRSIHALGKADEE, from the coding sequence ATGTCAGATGATAATAAACGTGAAAGAATCACAATTCGGCTAACAAAAAGGTATCTTGACTTGCTAAATTTGTTAATCGAGAAGGGCGTCTACAACAGTCGAAACGAAGCTATACGGGATGGATTGAGGATTCTTTATGAATATCATGGCTTGAAGGTTACGCCTGAAAAGAAACGCTCAATTCATGCTTTGGGGAAAGCGGACGAGGAATAA